Proteins encoded by one window of Streptomyces sp. ALI-76-A:
- a CDS encoding IS630 family transposase: MAERVRVREIEDDEGRRLLRIIRRGTGSVVTWRRAQMVLLSAQGMPVAKIAEVTFTSDDRVRDVIHNFNADGFDSLYPKYKGGRPKTFTLPERREIKKIAKSRPAEHHLPFSTWSLAKLADFLVAEGVVDDISHEGLRILLREDGVSFQRLKTWKTSRDPEYAAKKARVEHLYAIADGEVMPEEGEPEIIFCVDEFGPFNLMPHPGRQWAERGGKHKDPDREPRRRRRATYNRYGGVRHLFAALDLTKNKLYGHIKPVKKRTQFLEFCRYLRSLYPPGIRIAIVCDNFSPHLTTKKCQRVGAWAVANNVEIAYTPTNSSWLNRIEAQFTALRYFTLDGTDHVDHKEQGSMIRRYIIWRNRHANDQRLRTVIDRANVA, from the coding sequence GTGGCTGAGCGAGTACGTGTCCGTGAGATCGAGGACGACGAAGGCAGACGGCTTCTGCGGATCATCCGCAGGGGCACAGGGTCGGTGGTGACCTGGCGGCGGGCTCAGATGGTCCTGCTGTCCGCGCAGGGCATGCCAGTGGCGAAGATCGCCGAGGTCACGTTCACCAGTGACGACAGGGTCCGCGACGTGATCCACAACTTCAACGCCGACGGCTTCGACTCGCTCTACCCGAAGTACAAGGGCGGACGGCCGAAGACGTTCACGCTGCCCGAACGCCGCGAAATCAAGAAGATTGCCAAGTCCCGGCCTGCCGAGCACCACCTGCCGTTCTCGACCTGGAGCCTGGCCAAGCTGGCCGACTTCCTGGTTGCTGAGGGGGTGGTCGACGACATCAGCCACGAGGGCCTGCGCATCCTGCTCCGCGAGGACGGCGTCTCCTTTCAACGCCTGAAGACCTGGAAGACCTCCCGCGACCCGGAATACGCGGCGAAGAAGGCGCGGGTCGAGCATCTCTACGCGATCGCCGACGGCGAGGTCATGCCCGAAGAGGGAGAGCCGGAAATTATCTTCTGCGTGGATGAGTTCGGCCCGTTCAACCTGATGCCACACCCTGGCCGACAATGGGCCGAACGCGGTGGCAAGCACAAAGACCCCGACCGTGAACCCCGCCGCAGACGCCGGGCCACCTACAACCGCTACGGCGGGGTGCGGCATCTGTTCGCCGCCCTGGACCTGACGAAGAACAAGCTCTACGGGCATATCAAGCCCGTCAAGAAGCGCACACAGTTCCTGGAGTTCTGCCGCTACCTGCGGTCCCTCTATCCGCCCGGGATCCGCATCGCGATCGTCTGCGACAACTTCTCCCCGCATCTGACGACCAAGAAGTGTCAGCGGGTCGGCGCCTGGGCCGTGGCGAACAATGTCGAGATCGCCTACACCCCGACCAACAGCTCCTGGCTGAACCGGATCGAGGCCCAGTTCACCGCCCTGCGCTACTTCACCCTCGACGGCACCGACCACGTAGACCACAAGGAACAGGGCAGCATGATCCGCCGCTACATCATCTGGCGGAACCGTCATGCCAACGACCAACGCCTCCGCACCGTCATCGACAGGGCGAACGTTGCCTGA
- a CDS encoding glyoxalase superfamily protein, translating into MDEEVIPILRVEDAAAAVAWYQRLGFAKQWEHRFEPGLPAFVEVARGGVRLFLSEHTGDARPNTLVYLRFGDVEAIASEFGVQAKDAPWAREIELRDPDGNRLRIGTPTE; encoded by the coding sequence ATGGACGAGGAAGTCATTCCCATTCTTCGCGTCGAGGACGCTGCGGCGGCTGTCGCGTGGTACCAGCGACTGGGCTTCGCTAAGCAGTGGGAACACCGCTTCGAGCCGGGACTTCCCGCGTTCGTCGAGGTCGCCCGGGGCGGGGTGCGGTTGTTCTTGTCGGAGCACACGGGCGACGCCCGCCCCAACACGTTGGTCTACCTCCGCTTCGGTGATGTCGAGGCCATCGCCTCCGAGTTCGGTGTGCAGGCGAAGGACGCTCCGTGGGCGCGTGAGATTGAGCTGCGCGACCCTGACGGCAATCGGCTTCGGATCGGCACGCCGACGGAATGA
- a CDS encoding methyltransferase: MAQDAKSPKKLQRNRSTFTHRVGYALTHPGRVAPYLRRATRDTWLRLKHPDHVSYYRAVMACDARRNPEAAVGSQTHERWLALGQLQFDYLVEHGLRPEHRMLDIGCGNLRGGWRFIDYLDTGNYYGIDISPDILVAAKKTLVERGLQDKLPHLTITGDLTLDFLPGDHFDVVHAHSFFSHSPLEVIEECLANVGRVLTEKGFFDFTFDRTEGTEHQVLCEDFYYRAATLLALARKHGLHGSFMDDWEKRPHGQSKIRVSRSPVPDADQYDELTRR; encoded by the coding sequence ATGGCCCAGGATGCGAAATCCCCGAAGAAGCTGCAGCGTAACCGCTCTACCTTCACCCACAGGGTCGGCTACGCCCTGACCCACCCCGGTCGCGTCGCCCCGTACCTCCGCCGCGCCACCCGCGACACCTGGCTGCGCCTGAAGCACCCCGACCACGTCAGCTACTACCGGGCGGTAATGGCCTGCGACGCCCGCCGCAACCCGGAGGCCGCGGTCGGCAGCCAGACCCATGAGCGCTGGCTGGCACTCGGGCAGCTGCAGTTCGACTACCTGGTCGAGCACGGGCTACGCCCCGAGCACCGGATGCTCGACATCGGCTGCGGCAACCTGCGCGGCGGCTGGCGCTTCATCGACTACCTCGACACCGGCAACTACTACGGCATCGATATCTCGCCGGACATCCTGGTCGCCGCCAAGAAAACCCTCGTCGAACGCGGGCTCCAGGACAAATTGCCGCACCTGACCATCACTGGCGACCTCACCCTGGACTTCCTGCCCGGCGACCACTTCGACGTCGTGCACGCGCACAGCTTCTTCTCCCACTCGCCGCTGGAGGTGATCGAGGAGTGCCTCGCAAACGTCGGAAGAGTCCTGACCGAGAAGGGATTCTTCGACTTCACCTTCGACCGCACCGAAGGCACCGAACACCAGGTGCTGTGCGAGGACTTCTACTACCGCGCCGCGACCCTCCTGGCCCTGGCTCGTAAACACGGCCTTCACGGGAGTTTCATGGACGACTGGGAGAAGCGGCCCCACGGCCAGTCGAAGATCCGGGTGAGCCGCTCCCCGGTGCCGGACGCCGACCAATACGACGAACTGACCCGACGCTAG